The following proteins come from a genomic window of Henningerozyma blattae CBS 6284 chromosome 4, complete genome:
- the RPL29 gene encoding 60S ribosomal protein eL29 (similar to Saccharomyces cerevisiae RPL29 (YFR032C-A); ancestral locus Anc_7.189) codes for MSKSKNHTAHNQTRKAHRNGIKKPKTYKYPSLKGVDPKFRRNHKHALHGTRKALAAKRAAAKK; via the coding sequence ATGTCTAAATCTAAGAATCATACCGCTCATAACCAAACCAGAAAGGCTCACAGAAACGGTATTAAGAAGCCAAAGACCTACAAGTACCCATCTTTGAAGGGTGTTGATCCAAAGTTCAGAAGAAACCACAAGCATGCCTTGCACGGTACTCGAAAAGCTTTGGCCGCCAAGAG